One Gossypium hirsutum isolate 1008001.06 chromosome A11, Gossypium_hirsutum_v2.1, whole genome shotgun sequence genomic window carries:
- the LOC107891034 gene encoding uncharacterized protein isoform X1 produces MALGLPPLNFKLQCSSTSTFSSSSSTNYRPAVILPGLGNNTGDYKKLEFTLQEYGVSTVVANVSRIDWLRNAAGLVDPNYWKGTLQPRPVLDWYLKRVDDAVQEAKELAQGGKLSVIGHSAGGWLARLYMEEFGLSHISLLLTLGTPHLPPPKGLPGVIDQTRGLLYYVQQHCKKAVYTPELKYVCIAGRYLQGARFVNDSKVAVESMATIDDDQQESDVAVVKNMTDSTPVSTTFQARFVGQGYKQVCGEADVWGDGVVPEVSAHLEGALNISLDGVYHSPVGSDDVSRPWYGSPAVVEQWIHHLLN; encoded by the exons ATGGCTTTGGGTTTGCCACCACTCAATTTCAAACTCCAGTGCTCCTCTACTTCCACCTTCTCCTCATCCTCTTCAACCAACTACCGCCCTGCCGTCATCCTTCCT GGGTTAGGGAATAATACAGGTGACTATAAGAAGTTGGAGTTCACCTTGCAAGAGTATGGAGTGTCCACCGTTGTTGCTAATGTTTCAAGAATTGATTGGCTGAGGAATGCAGCTGGCTTGGTGGACCCTAACTACTGGAAAGGCACTTTGCAGCCTAGGCCTGTTCTTGACTG GTATTTGAAGAGGGTTGATGATGCAGTTCAAGAAGCAAAGGAATTGGCACAAG GTGGGAAATTGTCAGTGATTGGTCACTCAGCTGGAGGGTGGCTAGCTCGTCTTTACATGGAAGAATTTGGACTCTCCCACATCTCCTTGCTTCTCACTCTTGGTACTCCCCACTT GCCTCCTCCGAAAGGTTTGCCAGGGGTCATTGATCAAACAAGGGGCCTACTATATTATGTTCAACAACACTGCAAAAAAGCTGTTTATACTCCTGAGTTGAAATATGTATGCATTGCAGGGAG GTATCTTCAGGGGGCTCGTTTTGTTAACGACTCAAAAGTGGCAGTTGAGTCTATGGCCACCATTGATGATGACCAACAAGAATCAGATGTTGCTGTTGTGAAAAATATGACAGATTCAACCCCTGTTTCCACGACCTTCCAAGCTCGGTTTGTTGGCCAAGGGTACAAACAG GTTTGTGGGGAGGCAGATGTTTGGGGTGATGGAGTTGTGCCAGAAGTATCGGCTCACTTAGAGGGAGCCCTTAACATAAGCTTGGATGGAGTGTACCACTCACCTGTTGGTTCAGATGATGTATCAAGACCATGGTATGGTTCTCCCGCAGTTGTGGAGCAATGGATTCATCATCTCCTCAATTGA
- the LOC107891034 gene encoding uncharacterized protein isoform X2 yields MALGLPPLNFKLQCSSTSTFSSSSSTNYRPAVILPGLGNNTGDYKKLEFTLQEYGVSTVVANVSRIDWLRNAAGLVDPNYWKGTLQPRPVLDWYLKRVDDAVQEAKELAQACDCRWEIVSDWSLSWRVASSSLHGRIWTLPHLLASHSWPPPKGLPGVIDQTRGLLYYVQQHCKKAVYTPELKYVCIAGRYLQGARFVNDSKVAVESMATIDDDQQESDVAVVKNMTDSTPVSTTFQARFVGQGYKQVCGEADVWGDGVVPEVSAHLEGALNISLDGVYHSPVGSDDVSRPWYGSPAVVEQWIHHLLN; encoded by the exons ATGGCTTTGGGTTTGCCACCACTCAATTTCAAACTCCAGTGCTCCTCTACTTCCACCTTCTCCTCATCCTCTTCAACCAACTACCGCCCTGCCGTCATCCTTCCT GGGTTAGGGAATAATACAGGTGACTATAAGAAGTTGGAGTTCACCTTGCAAGAGTATGGAGTGTCCACCGTTGTTGCTAATGTTTCAAGAATTGATTGGCTGAGGAATGCAGCTGGCTTGGTGGACCCTAACTACTGGAAAGGCACTTTGCAGCCTAGGCCTGTTCTTGACTG GTATTTGAAGAGGGTTGATGATGCAGTTCAAGAAGCAAAGGAATTGGCACAAG CATGTGATTGTAGGTGGGAAATTGTCAGTGATTGGTCACTCAGCTGGAGGGTGGCTAGCTCGTCTTTACATGGAAGAATTTGGACTCTCCCACATCTCCTTGCTTCTCACTCTTG GCCTCCTCCGAAAGGTTTGCCAGGGGTCATTGATCAAACAAGGGGCCTACTATATTATGTTCAACAACACTGCAAAAAAGCTGTTTATACTCCTGAGTTGAAATATGTATGCATTGCAGGGAG GTATCTTCAGGGGGCTCGTTTTGTTAACGACTCAAAAGTGGCAGTTGAGTCTATGGCCACCATTGATGATGACCAACAAGAATCAGATGTTGCTGTTGTGAAAAATATGACAGATTCAACCCCTGTTTCCACGACCTTCCAAGCTCGGTTTGTTGGCCAAGGGTACAAACAG GTTTGTGGGGAGGCAGATGTTTGGGGTGATGGAGTTGTGCCAGAAGTATCGGCTCACTTAGAGGGAGCCCTTAACATAAGCTTGGATGGAGTGTACCACTCACCTGTTGGTTCAGATGATGTATCAAGACCATGGTATGGTTCTCCCGCAGTTGTGGAGCAATGGATTCATCATCTCCTCAATTGA
- the LOC107891034 gene encoding uncharacterized protein isoform X3: MALGLPPLNFKLQCSSTSTFSSSSSTNYRPAVILPGLGNNTGDYKKLEFTLQEYGVSTVVANVSRIDWLRNAAGLVDPNYWKGTLQPRPVLDWYLKRVDDAVQEAKELAQGGKLSVIGHSAGGWLARLYMEEFGLSHISLLLTLGTPHLPPPKGLPGVIDQTRGLLYYVQQHCKKAVYTPELKYVCIAGRYLQGARFVNDSKVAVESMATIDDDQQESDVAVVKNMTDSTPVSTTFQARFVGQGYKQP, translated from the exons ATGGCTTTGGGTTTGCCACCACTCAATTTCAAACTCCAGTGCTCCTCTACTTCCACCTTCTCCTCATCCTCTTCAACCAACTACCGCCCTGCCGTCATCCTTCCT GGGTTAGGGAATAATACAGGTGACTATAAGAAGTTGGAGTTCACCTTGCAAGAGTATGGAGTGTCCACCGTTGTTGCTAATGTTTCAAGAATTGATTGGCTGAGGAATGCAGCTGGCTTGGTGGACCCTAACTACTGGAAAGGCACTTTGCAGCCTAGGCCTGTTCTTGACTG GTATTTGAAGAGGGTTGATGATGCAGTTCAAGAAGCAAAGGAATTGGCACAAG GTGGGAAATTGTCAGTGATTGGTCACTCAGCTGGAGGGTGGCTAGCTCGTCTTTACATGGAAGAATTTGGACTCTCCCACATCTCCTTGCTTCTCACTCTTGGTACTCCCCACTT GCCTCCTCCGAAAGGTTTGCCAGGGGTCATTGATCAAACAAGGGGCCTACTATATTATGTTCAACAACACTGCAAAAAAGCTGTTTATACTCCTGAGTTGAAATATGTATGCATTGCAGGGAG GTATCTTCAGGGGGCTCGTTTTGTTAACGACTCAAAAGTGGCAGTTGAGTCTATGGCCACCATTGATGATGACCAACAAGAATCAGATGTTGCTGTTGTGAAAAATATGACAGATTCAACCCCTGTTTCCACGACCTTCCAAGCTCGGTTTGTTGGCCAAGGGTACAAACAG CCATGA
- the LOC107891034 gene encoding uncharacterized protein isoform X4 — translation MALGLPPLNFKLQCSSTSTFSSSSSTNYRPAVILPGLGNNTGDYKKLEFTLQEYGVSTVVANVSRIDWLRNAAGLVDPNYWKGTLQPRPVLDWYLKRVDDAVQEAKELAQACDCRWEIVSDWSLSWRVASSSLHGRIWTLPHLLASHSWPPPKGLPGVIDQTRGLLYYVQQHCKKAVYTPELKYVCIAGRYLQGARFVNDSKVAVESMATIDDDQQESDVAVVKNMTDSTPVSTTFQARFVGQGYKQP, via the exons ATGGCTTTGGGTTTGCCACCACTCAATTTCAAACTCCAGTGCTCCTCTACTTCCACCTTCTCCTCATCCTCTTCAACCAACTACCGCCCTGCCGTCATCCTTCCT GGGTTAGGGAATAATACAGGTGACTATAAGAAGTTGGAGTTCACCTTGCAAGAGTATGGAGTGTCCACCGTTGTTGCTAATGTTTCAAGAATTGATTGGCTGAGGAATGCAGCTGGCTTGGTGGACCCTAACTACTGGAAAGGCACTTTGCAGCCTAGGCCTGTTCTTGACTG GTATTTGAAGAGGGTTGATGATGCAGTTCAAGAAGCAAAGGAATTGGCACAAG CATGTGATTGTAGGTGGGAAATTGTCAGTGATTGGTCACTCAGCTGGAGGGTGGCTAGCTCGTCTTTACATGGAAGAATTTGGACTCTCCCACATCTCCTTGCTTCTCACTCTTG GCCTCCTCCGAAAGGTTTGCCAGGGGTCATTGATCAAACAAGGGGCCTACTATATTATGTTCAACAACACTGCAAAAAAGCTGTTTATACTCCTGAGTTGAAATATGTATGCATTGCAGGGAG GTATCTTCAGGGGGCTCGTTTTGTTAACGACTCAAAAGTGGCAGTTGAGTCTATGGCCACCATTGATGATGACCAACAAGAATCAGATGTTGCTGTTGTGAAAAATATGACAGATTCAACCCCTGTTTCCACGACCTTCCAAGCTCGGTTTGTTGGCCAAGGGTACAAACAG CCATGA
- the LOC107956832 gene encoding tRNA (guanine-N(7)-)-methyltransferase, with product MASSLCLNSCAAVPGAAKQILSSLILLHKFPSSLGHKYCISKTSASLSVPITDKKEIRSTDLVALEYADLNLTDKISQELGHVRIRQHVNPLSSSFSVPAPVPNWDEAFKDPTLPLMVDIGSGSGRFLLWLAKQNPDSQNYLGLEIRAKLVKRAEFWVKELALSNIHFMFANAAVSFKQLASTYPGPLALVSILCPDPHFKKRHHKRRVVQTPLVNSILTRLMPEGKVFIQSDVVDVAEDMRKQFDEESGVLQHIDTVDPSVLCDNEGWLLNNPMGIRTEREIHAEFEGAKIYRRLYQKRKGY from the exons ATGGCTTCATCCCTTTGCTTAAACAGTTGTGCTGCTGTCCCAGGGGCTGCAAAACAAATTCTTTCCTCACTAATACTACTACACAAATTCCCTTCTTCTCTTGGCCACAAATATTGCATTTCCAAAACTTCTGCTTCCCTTTCAGTTCCCATTACAGATAAAAAGGAGATTAGGAGTACTGATCTGGTGGCTCTCGAGTATGCCGACCTTAACCTCACTGACAAGATTTCTCAG GAGTTGGGTCATGTAAGAATTAGGCAACATGTCAACCCTCTCAGTTCATCTTTCTCC GTGCCAGCACCTGTACCTAATTGGGATGAAGCCTTCAAGGATCCAACATTGCCACTTATGGTGGATATTGGAAGTG GAAGTGGCAGATTTCTCTTATGGCTTGCGAAACAAAACCCTGATTCACAAAATTATTTGGGACTGGAAATACGAGCAAAA CTGGTTAAACGTGCTGAGTTTTGGGTAAAGGAGCTGGCTCTTAGTAACAT ACATTTCATGTTCGCAAATGCTGCAGTTTCGTTCAAACAGTTAGCATCCACTTACCCTGGACCTTTGGCGCTTGTTTCAATATTG TGCCCGGATCCTCATTTCAAGAAACGACATCATAAAAGAAGGGTTGTACAGACGCCTTTAGTCAATTCCATCTTAACCAGATTGATGCCTGAAGGAAAG GTTTTTATACAATCTGATGTCGTAGACGTTGCCGAAGACATGAGAAAGCAGTTTGATGAAGAGTCGGGTGTACTTCAACACATTGACACGGTTGACCCTAGCGTGTTATGTGACAATGAGGGATGGTTACTGAACAACCCAATGGGTATCAGGACGGAAAGAGAAATCCATGCTGAATTCGAAGGTGCGAAAATTTACCGGAGGTTGTACCAGAAAAGAAAAGGGTACTAG